From the Cydia amplana chromosome 8, ilCydAmpl1.1, whole genome shotgun sequence genome, the window ACCGGAAtctaatacatacaataattgTAATTCTTAAATAACATCTAGTAACATCACTAAAGTTTGCTTTTTAGTTTAGTTAGACTATTTAATAATACCGCCGGTAATCCCATAAGGGGTTGGAATGGAAAAGGTTTACATATGTATGATATTATGTAGAATGATCATTAAATTATTCTGTGTGGTCAAAGCGTTTTAGTACAATTACAAAAATTACTTATACTTGGTTTTGTAATAAAGTCATAATcattataaagtaggtacctaattttatcGCTTAAGTGTTTTTTGCATTTAAGTTAATAGGTTAAAAATACTTGCACTACTGTATTAGTAACTACAGTGGGCACAGTGGTCCTCATTATTACTTTGTTAATTACATATTCTCCTTATGCTAATCTAATAACGACTTCAATAAAACGCTCACGTCTCAGGTAGAATAACAGGTTAAATACAAACACTTCAATAGGTACGCATATTTCgcgttgtacagtcgacgtccaAAAtaagtttacacttttgcaccttactcctttgtgataaggcgaaaaatgtatacatatttttgacgtcgactgtacttcGCGATTCCGTTCTTTTTATGTGTAACTATTATTTATACGCATTGGGGGTAGACTTACACTGGTTCATTAATAACAATGTTCTCGATAAAGATTTGAGAATAACCGCGATTGCTCCTTTATCCAAAGTAGTCAGCTTCACATTTCATTCGCGTTCGACTCGCGTCCACGATGGTGCTCACATTAGCCTTCGCGGCTCTCGCGACCTTCGCAACTCTGTATTTTCTCCGACTGTACCACACGGCGACTAATCGAGAATGCAGGTCCCTAAAAACTCTGAATGGAAAAACGGCCATCGTCACTGGAGGCACGACGGGCATGGGACTAGAAATAGCCACAGACTTCGCTCGCAGAGGCGCCAGGGTTATCATCGCTTGCCCGTTCCCGCAAGAAGGGATCGACGCACAGAGAATAATCGAAGAAAAAACCCACAAAAAAGTTGTCTTCAAACTCCTCGACTTGGGCTCTTTGGAATCAGTCCGATCGTTCGCCGCCGATATCCTGAAGAATGAAGATAGATTGGATCTTTTAATGAACAATGCTGGCATCGGAATGCCCAAGAACTTTGAAACTAAGGATCGTTTGAATTTTATAATGCAGGTCAATTATTACGGGCATTTTTTACTGACGATACTACTGCTCCCGCTTTTGAAGAAGACTGGAACGGCCGCGGAACCGGCCAGGGTGGTCAACACGTCATCTAGACTGCATTATTTTGGGACAGTCGATCTAAGCGATTCTGAAATCAATTGGCTGAGCTTCTTCAGTTACTGCAACAGCAAATACAGCATGATACTCTTCTCCAGAGAGCTGACTAGGAGAATCAAAGGATTTCATCTTGTGGTTCACAGCGTAGACCCTGGTACCGTCGGGACGGGTATCTACAATTGCTCTGGCAAAATCCTAGGCGCCATCTGTAGATACTTACTAATTTTCTGCAGCAAGACGCCTAAAGTGGGTGCCCAGACGGCATTGCATGTAGCTTTAGATGATGAAATTGGTCGAACGAGCGGGGGATATTTCGAGAATTGCAGACCAGCTCGAGCCATACTCTGGGGCGACAAGGCCAAGAATGCCCGAATACTGTGGGAAGAATCTATCACACTCGTCAAACTTACTGACGACGAGGTGGAACAAAGTTTGAAATAATAACAATGGGTACTGCGGGATACAGTGctatatgataatatttatCTTCTGTCGATCAATACTTTTATGTAAATGTAGGTTAAAGGTGCGATCACTATAACGTGTGTTAGCACCAGACGATAAATGAAATGCCTTTGTTATTTGAGCTCATATACATTATGTTAAAAGTACTAACGTGAaagtcaaaattaatttaatcatGATTTATGTGTTGTTtgttttgaactttaatagctgtcaataaagttgaatatcatatccgccatatatggctccatatgcggtaaagggttaatttgttttttttttcatagccTCGAATTGATCATTGACCttggtaggtacttaagaaATAAATTACCTTTTAAACGACATATTTCCTGCTTTCAAGTAGACTAACAAGGTAGATAGTTTTCCAACGATTAAACTACCACATAGAACGTCTTaagtagggattgcaatccggtccggcggatccgttaatccggccggatccgatACATATTTCAAGCTACCGGATCCGGCAAATTTCACCGGATCCGGTCTCGGATCCGGTAAAAGGAATAAAAgccctaaaatataaaattacagcttaaaacactgctaaaatttaaaagttctcttttattatatataattcTATTTTAATGCTCCCCTCCCCGCGTTCCCGTTCGCAAACAGCAACACAACAACTTGTTTGTTAGTTGACGCCAGTCTTCTACCGACGAAATATGTGTCGTCGTAGTGTTGGTTGAGATTCCCGTGCACCGTAAGTAAGTtctgaattgttttatatttaattaattgtgttgtTACATGATAATATAACGTACATgttgtttcgtttaatttagTACAAACCATTATAGCCCAGCTATAATAAGTgttaactgcatttaaaatagaatgaagaaatatttataagacTTCATTCAGCAGTCAAGTTAAATGTTTTgtcgaatttaaagtaaatagaatatgttattttgttattattatgctaCTAAATAAAGCGAAGAATTGAAAGCACCTTTTTGTGGGATTTGTGGGGCTAtatattttaagagaaaaagaagattttaatttgtgaGACTGATTATTGTAATCAGACTTAGTGGTTACGTAATAAAAACATTGATTTTTGAAACCTCAAACTGTCGTTTTATTAACCCATTAGAAAAATATCCTTAACTGcgcatataacgctaaaaaacataataaaatacgtgacTGGACGAAACTTTCATCCGCAAtaccaatccggccggatccccggattgaggaccagaccggattgcaatccctagtcTTAAGTAAACATTTTGCGTGCAAATAATgatcatacatcggggttttcggtgcgggaatgatttagtgtatttataactttgtttattgtaaaataattaccaaactatgaattaaacgtaggtagtaaggtccaaatgtgcttataaatgttaaattagtatcgttttttacagtttttacctgttatttggctagtgtaaaacattaccaccaccttatactaaaatgaattatgtttatagattTCTATATTATTGTTGTATATTGGTATTTAACCAATGAGCCGACATTGGTTCGTTTTTCGTTTTTACGACGCGGGTAACTGTTTAATAAACCGACTGCGAAAGAGGATTTGTTTACGGTAACGAGTCTGATATCTTACGGAGCTCTTCTCAACGTATTCTGCATTGGGGTCTCTACACAACTTACCGATAATTGCATGCAATTTGCgttacattgcggcatttgatcgatcgatcgaatttgttatacctactttaacggcgattatctaaaatcgcatgcgatttaaccttttccacgccgtgtcaaacacaaaagctgtcactcaggcGCCACATcgttgaagtgtcaaaactgaagttgaactttatgtatatgcacgtaggtcgatgttgctctgtggtctgtgaccgattaaacggtctttggcgttgaacctacggtgcggatacatcggtcattggcgtccaaaaggttaatgcaAATTCTGTGGAGGCCTTTAACGTTTAcactaatttaatttagtattatttgtgCACAGAGCGATGACACCGAAGAAACGATGGCACTACTGCGCTGCGATTTGTGCCAAAAGCACTTCCCCAACCCCGCCGAGTGGGTGCGCCACGTGCAGAGCACCCACACTGAAACAGGTGTGTACCTTTTTACTCTACACTACACCTTCACACTTTAGATTTACTATTAATACTACTATCTTTCGGGCATGaaatagtaaattcatattttttgacggtttcaatatggcggttagtttacatagtttgcaagttccatagaaagtGACTTTACCGTCGTGATCACCGAAGTTCAATTGCaggaatcttttttttttactccaaTTTAGGCGTAAttagacagagaaagatgcccgcaattttgtTGTTCGCGGTGGGCCCTGGGATTTCTTAGGTCAGAGGTCAGTAAACTTTTGAGCAGAGTGGTGTGTGTGTGGCAGTGGAAATCTTCATTTCAAGAATTTCAAAGAGCTGAAAATGTTGGTTTACTTTGTATAGGACTATAGGTACTCCTAAGGGTTAATCTTTTGGGTGCCTTGAAGAGCCACAATTGTACCTTCAAAGTCTTCGGTTTGCCGACTCCTGCCTAAGGAATTTAAAGgaatgttttaaaatttaaatcaatacATTATTGATTTGAATCTATTGAGAATGTTAATATCTTTAGGCCCTGAATAAACCCCAAATAATTGATAGGTACTATACAAATTATCGTTCTCAAAGTACCATTGATGATCTGTCATCATGTTCAAAGCGGTTTTTTTTTGCGAAAATTCGCTctgaattaaaatgtataagttTATTTTGGAAAGTGGTAATTTGAATTCGGATGAAATTGAAACATAgcctaggaatcctctagacggagtttagagcaattatttcatgaaaccgatgctgccaaaaaaactgaggtgcgggggacgaggtgagcgagtcccgtgccgtgattggtccgttcaaagacacggacgtcacacaaagacactgactcgaaaatggagtaaaactaccgtatatttgtggcagagggggtagcgctactatgctcactctggaggatgtcttgtctgtgaattGAAATAAGCAACATAGCTGAAATCTGATTGTTATGTACGTGGCTGATTCTCGACAAGCGAATATTGAAATAAAGTTTACGTAAGTTACTTATTACCTTTTAACCACTGAGTTCCCGCAACGCTCTCACCCCGCTACACATGATGATCACTTCAGTTATGTTTAATATTGGCTTTGCTTGTTGCTTAACAGCACTTTGCGACCTGAGATGATGGCATGGAGGTCTCCCTGAACACTTAGAAGACTACGGATAGATACTGAAAGAAATATTGCATTTAAATGTTCCTCCGTCATAATGACTGGAAAACTCCTAATAATTAAGTCGCTTCCGAAGCTATAGGTCTGAAAATGGTGATGGCAATACCTTGGGACAATAGCCAACCCCTATTAAAGAAATGTGATCAAACTATAGCGTAACCGTTTCTTATAAATTATagtgtataattttataaatcatGAATGGTCCGCTAATAAATTATAACGCACCTTGAGTAGTGTTCTAAAATGATGTGCCGCGGCAGCTGATTCAGTGTTACTGCAAACATTTTAAATTCCCTTTCAATATTAATCCGTTAGTAagctaaaaatataactaaaatccCACTTCTGATATCATACGTAACTGTGACAACACCAGCATGCCATCATCTCTTCAAACATGATGTCCTAATAACCCTTTCTAAATGTATCGATGTCGGTTGTCTAGAATTGGCCATATCAAACAACAGTGCCCCACCAAAACGTCACAATCGTTTCACAGAGGGCGCGCAAAACAAGACTTGCTCGCACTGCAAGAAAACGTTCCCGTCTCATGCCTCCATGCTCATACACATGAGGACGCACACaggtttgtgttactttaaatatattactatactataataatatagtcggtcaaacaactttgtcagcaggaaaaggcgcgaaattcaaattgtctAAGAGACGGtaactcttcgcgcctacattttttaaatttgccactttttttaaatgacggaaatggcttgacagactatatagtAGTAGTTgaaatttgctattttttattttaatcgaTGTTTTATAGTAAATAACAATGAGATTAATTAGATAGAATCTGTAAAACattgacattttattgaaatcaaCAGATTAATTAAACTAGAGATTTTTCAACACGCAAACACGTACGTGTTATTACCGTGAAATAATCTCtcgattaaattttactttGGCGTACATAATCTTTAAGGGTGTGCAATTTACGTACATTGTATGTGCATATCATTGCATATCTattaaacaacatttttttctatcagatGTCGGTTTATATGGGCTGTAATGATTGAAGTCGGATCGAACAAAAATTCCGCATCTTTACTTTGTATATAAAACATACTTAGGTACTAATTGTAATTAATGTAGTCGGAAGGTATACTTACTTTGTTGCTGTGCCGTCATGTAAAGCTATAAATCAGCTGTCTTTACAAGAAATATAGGTAGTCTAAAGCAATAAAAGTGGGCAAATTTTAACCTCTTGACCACCAGCACCGTCCACTAAATACTACAAGTAttattaaaaatcataattaaGTGGCGGCGGTTAAAATGTATAaggcatttatttaaaaaatgtacacAATTTGtaaacaatagggtatttgactagtcaaatcagtatattttttcgaactgtcaaaacgattttgctactatggaatttatacgaaacactagcatgtgacgtgaCGATCAAATTAcaaagttttatacgggttttaaaatagacattgtgtctattttaaaacccttaAATCTTCAGctgctttatttcttgcatggtgtaaaataatttattttaaatacagtcaaataccctatactcATCAAAAAAACATTTCAGGTGAGCGTCCGTTCGTATGCGGGCTGTGCAACAAGGGTTTCAACGTGAAGTCCAACTTGCTGCGGCACCTCCGCACGCTGCACGACCAGATCATCAGCCCCGCGCTCGTCGAGGGCGAGGCGGACGACGAGACCGAGGGGCCGAGCGAGGTAACCTACTTCCCTATTTCACTATCCTAAATagagtaaaaaagcggccaagtgcgagtcggactcgcccatgaagggttccgtatttaagcgatttatgacgtataaaaaaaaactacttactagatctcgttcaaaccaattttcggtggaagtttacatggtaatgtagatcatatattttttttagttttatcattctcttattttagaagttacaggggggggacacacattttatcactttggaagtgtctctcgcgcaaactattcagtttagaaaaaaatgatattagaaacctcaatatcatttttgaagacctatccatagataccccacacgtatgggtttgatgaaaaaaaaaattttgagtttcagttcgaagtatggagaaccccaaaaatttattgttttttttttctatttttgtgtgaaaatcttaatgcggttcacagaatacatctacttaccaagtttcaacagtatagttcttatagtttcggagaaaagtgactgtgacatacacggacagacggacagacagacagacatgacgaatctataagggttccgttttttgccatttggctacggaaccctaaaaatgagtcatgtagcctattgtaacCGCAGGTGTTGCAGGTGAAGCGCGAGTCCTGAGGCCGCGGGGGGGCGGGGCGGCGAGGCCGGCGCGCGGTGCTGCCGCGCAAGCAGAGCTACTCGCTGTTCCTCAAGCAGCGCGCCGTGCTCTTCTCCGCCAAGAAGTGGAAGCAGTAACCCGAGACGCCACGACCCGAGTCCCGCCGGACCGGACCCGGGTAACGATTGACAcattttatagtttgtagctttctaaaaaggctaatcctattgtctattcttaagaaaaaccgcacgtgccacaactacctgcataaaaaatcggtacttcggttactgagtgccggcgagtcgaacgctacagaaccagtctaaaatgtgtcatcgagatgcgtaacaaaggcgcgttatcggagagcgcacctacactggttttttgagcgttggactagcccgcgctaaggtgccaaatagaataattaggacccttttttgcaggtaagtagcacgtgcggttttactgaacaatagacaataggataagccttcggggtctactagaaagctacaaactataccaattGTAAGACTTTATTCGGTGACGCGATTTGAAGATCATTAATCAATAAAACCTGTGGTCGGAAAGTTAAAGAGAGACTAATATACAGGTCCAGTCACTAAAGCTGGCGCTGATGAGTTGATTGATCAGATTAGGTAGTGTATCGTCAGTGCTCTAACAtaagtatccacttttctaCACAGCTAGTATggtaaccagggatgttgcggatgccgattttctgacatccgcggatttttaaaggctcacatccgcggatgcggatgtcatgactaggtacataaaaaacgtcaaatattacattttagtaatttttattccaaaaaaccggagaagtgcgagtcggactcgcgttccaagggttccgtacattaagtcccactcacgcttgactgctaatttctaataggtttttttggctaatggctaaattacctagcagtctagcacttacgtcgatgctaagacgttcctgtaccgacctggtccacatccgcatccgcattaaatccgcatcgattttatgcggatgttgaaaataatgcggaagttccgcggttgcggatgcggatattcgcaacatccctgatggtAACGtatacttatattacttactgactgtacctacatcgaCTATGTTGCCTATTTCCAGTTTTAATGATATTCAGCTTTGGCGAATCGATCTGTATCAAATAACTGGCCTTATTAAAAGCTGAACTAAATGTATGAAAACATAAGACGATATCGCCTTTAACACCACATAAATTCGTCTACCGTTGTCTAGTTACAAGATAAAAACTTCTTACATGAAAAATGCCATGCAGTCTAAAATGCAGTTTTCTGGTCCAAAGTCCAAATTTACAAACCATTGACGTCATTTTCAGTCTTACATATTTGAAGCAAGTTGTCATGTTACCCAATACCGGCCCGGACGGgactttattttgatttctatCTCTCTGAGTTTGTTATCAAAATTCGTAGCGTCGCGGTCATCTGAACTACGCTCCGTTCCGCCCTCCTTATGTTTACCATTATTTGTATAAGAGTGTATCGTTTCTTTAATACTAGtgttatgtattatgtaccATACACAGATTTAGGTTCTAAATTAGTATTTCTTGTTCCTGAAAGTAAGAAGTTAAGTCTCCAACTGTATTCTTTCGGGAAcagagtatttttatttattttacaatctGTGTATGCTTATTGTACGACTTTGTAAGTTTAATATGGTCTAGTCACGTTGCCATTTAAGAGCTATTTTGTGATTAAATAATTCCGCCTTCGCTAGTAAAGTTCCCGCATAATAGATTACTATAATATCTTTGATATTTGGAAATGAAAGTAATACACAGTGAATGGTTATTGTCAAACTGCACACACAGAACGAGTTGCCTCGCGAGTAaattgccgcgcgaagcagGTCGGTCGGTGGAGACGTGCCTCTCCCGAGGCATTGCGCGTATTAAAACATacggttataaattataatagtatcattgttattaaatttaacccaatgatgatgatatacGTTTGAAGAACCTCTCACATGCATGCAATTGTACAATTTCCGTAAAAATTCACAGATTTTACCGCGTTGGCTAGTACATAAAGACCAAAGGCATTTGTAgatgtaatattattttaaactaagGTTTAGAACCTGCTAAATTATTGAATAGACGTAAGTTTTACATTCCATTTGAGTTAGaatgattttattttgtgaGCTCTCTGTAATAAGTATAGATTTTAGTATTCATAATTCAGATTAATACTCATGTGAAACATGGACATGATTTGTAACACAGTATCTACTGTGTTGTATTTGATATATGATGGAATGTCAATATAAATTTTCCTAAAAGTAatcttgtgttttattttaatttgattgcgtatcttaacccgtggagcgccctaacaagacacgtgtgataGTAACTCCATACTATTCATGGTtcggggcgctccacgggttaaatcACATAACATTTGTCTAAGCCTTTTCTCTTTTATAAGATATTAATAGAAAGCGTTGTTTTTATTGCATAACATCCTGATATTTCGAAAATTATGGTTATCTTAACTTTTTGACCTGAGGGTCAAGGCCAGACCTTTGAGTCTTAACTTAGATTGTTTAGCCTTCTGCTCTTCAGTTTTCTTGTTCCGGGCAGTTTGAAGATCCCGGGCTTATATcatgtttataatattattgaagtgaacacttctttagcggcgctgtgcactttttcaGGTagagaaaaaatgttaaactcgagacagcgtaagacgatcacgtgaccgtaagacgtaagatgtcattgagttttcacttctgtcggcactccctgagtgcaacccgtttttttttttgaagtatgatTGGACGGAGCAAATTATACTAAAAAATGGTTTATGGAATTACGTATATTGTGCAACATAGTACAAAAATAGCATAATTTATATCAGTCGTGACAATACTTGCGCGAGTCCCGCTCACTAATGATAGCAGTATGGTTAACAAATCTGGAAAATTAACTAAATGAAATGGGTTTATAGTCAACTATTTGCAAAATCCCATAGCCAGACTATGTAATTAACTAAATTTATTCTCGAAATTGACAATCACAAAGACATGATAACAGTAACCGATGCTGTATAAAACCTAAATTATTAGTGTGGTTTAAAACTAGCATTATACTTAATGGCGATCAGTCTAGCTGTCTTCCTCCTCGATCTTGGGCGCGAGATAGTAGCGGATGTGGCCGATGTCCTGGATACGGTATTCCACTACCAACGGGACGTCAGCAGACATGGACAGCTGGACCTGTGGATAAAATTGAGTACTGTAAATTATTGAATAAGAATAGTTACATGCTCAGACGCGGTCTCATAAGATAAGTTACTTTAAAGGCGACTGCGAAAGGCAGAACGCAGCCAGAGGTGCTCACTAACAACGTAGACCAACAGTTTGGTGTAGATAGGACCTGGATCTTTGGCCGTTATGTAAACATTTTATAAACTTGAGCGCGTGAAAGACAATAAAACTGAGCGCGCTTATGGTAAGTTAAGGAGGAAAGaggtaaggcccacttgcaccatcctactaacccaggattaagcggttaaaccgctaacctagtgtcaaattgtactggtaaccatggtaactccaggtttaaccggttaaccccgggctagTGGAAGTCTATTATGCCACAAACAGACCGTGACCATTTGCGTCCACTGCGTCCAGTTTATAGTGGAATAGATACACATCAGTCTGTCCTAGGCAATATTTACCTGGGGGCTCAGCGACGTGGCCTTAGTGAAGTATCCAGGACATCCAGGTGGCAGGCGAATGTCTCCTCCATGTCAGGTTGATGAACCCAAGCTCACGGACACTGTTATTCAGACCTGATTGTCCAAGAGGTAAATACCTGGGTGCTCAGCGTCGTGGCTTTCGTGAAGTAGTTGAGGAACTGGCAGGCGTACGTGAGCGTGACGGGCTCGTCCATCTCGATGACACAGCTTCCTCCTGAGTCCACTCCGTCTGCGCCAGGTTGATGAACCCAAGCTCACGGACATTGTTATTCAGACTGATTGTCCAAGAGGTAAATACTTGGGTGCTCAGCGACGTGGCCTTGGTGAAGTAGTTGAGGTACTGGCAGGCGAACGTGAGCGTGACGCTCGCGTTCCTC encodes:
- the LOC134650009 gene encoding retinol dehydrogenase 11-like; amino-acid sequence: MVLTLAFAALATFATLYFLRLYHTATNRECRSLKTLNGKTAIVTGGTTGMGLEIATDFARRGARVIIACPFPQEGIDAQRIIEEKTHKKVVFKLLDLGSLESVRSFAADILKNEDRLDLLMNNAGIGMPKNFETKDRLNFIMQVNYYGHFLLTILLLPLLKKTGTAAEPARVVNTSSRLHYFGTVDLSDSEINWLSFFSYCNSKYSMILFSRELTRRIKGFHLVVHSVDPGTVGTGIYNCSGKILGAICRYLLIFCSKTPKVGAQTALHVALDDEIGRTSGGYFENCRPARAILWGDKAKNARILWEESITLVKLTDDEVEQSLK